A single window of Streptomyces sp. NBC_00464 DNA harbors:
- a CDS encoding acetylxylan esterase, which translates to MPFTDLSLADCRDYRPTLPAPADFDAFWSRTLDEARSCAADKPVFAPVETGLTQVRTYDVTVPGFAGQPVRGWLRMPAGADRPLGCVVEFLGYGRGRGLAHENLLWASAGYAHLLMDTRGQGWSAAGGDTADPDGGTAGVVPGFLTRGIESPETYYYRRLFTDAVRCIDAVRARPEIDPERIVVTGVSQGGGIALAVSGLVPGLAGVMPDVPFLCNFRRGAEISGRPPFTEIAEYLKLHRDRTESVFSTLSYFDAALLATRATAPALFSIAMMDDICPPSTCFTAYNGYAGPKDVRIYAFNGHEGGAEYQQREQLAWVRSLFAGLPSGQAGHS; encoded by the coding sequence ATGCCGTTCACGGACCTCTCGCTCGCGGACTGCCGCGACTACCGGCCGACACTTCCCGCTCCGGCGGACTTCGACGCCTTCTGGTCGCGGACCCTGGACGAGGCCCGGTCCTGCGCGGCGGACAAGCCCGTGTTCGCTCCGGTGGAGACCGGGCTCACCCAGGTCCGTACGTACGACGTGACGGTTCCCGGCTTCGCCGGACAACCGGTGCGCGGCTGGCTGCGGATGCCGGCCGGGGCGGACCGGCCGCTCGGCTGCGTCGTGGAGTTCCTGGGGTACGGCCGCGGCCGGGGGCTGGCGCACGAGAACCTGCTGTGGGCGTCGGCCGGTTACGCGCATCTGCTGATGGACACCCGCGGCCAGGGCTGGTCGGCCGCGGGCGGCGACACCGCCGATCCGGACGGCGGCACGGCCGGCGTCGTACCCGGCTTCCTCACCCGGGGCATCGAGAGCCCCGAAACGTACTACTACCGGCGGCTGTTCACCGACGCGGTGCGCTGCATCGACGCGGTGCGCGCCCGGCCCGAGATCGATCCGGAGCGGATCGTGGTGACCGGGGTGAGCCAGGGCGGTGGGATCGCGCTGGCCGTCTCGGGGCTGGTGCCCGGACTGGCGGGCGTGATGCCGGATGTGCCGTTCCTCTGCAACTTCCGTCGCGGGGCGGAGATCTCGGGCCGCCCCCCGTTCACCGAGATCGCCGAGTACCTCAAGCTCCACCGCGACCGGACCGAGTCCGTCTTCTCCACACTGTCGTACTTCGACGCCGCACTGCTCGCCACCCGGGCCACGGCCCCCGCACTGTTCTCCATCGCGATGATGGACGACATCTGCCCGCCCTCCACCTGCTTCACCGCCTACAACGGCTACGCCGGGCCCAAGGACGTGCGGATCTACGCGTTCAACGGGCACGAGGGCGGCGCGGAGTACCAGCAGCGGGAACAACTTGCCTGGGTGCGCTCCCTGTTCGCAGGCCTGCCGTCGGGGCAGGCCGGCCACTCCTGA
- a CDS encoding ABC transporter substrate-binding protein, translating into MPELRAAGVERRTFLRYTGIVGAAAAVTAGLSACGGPSSTANGSTGKDGGSDLIEAGLSYPLSTGFDPMITSGATPYAANMHIFEGLVDLDPATLVARPALATEMPKKINATTYRATLRKGATFHDGSAVTADDVVFSFERILDPKNASLMAQFVPFIDTVKAVDAGTVEFKLKYPFALFPSRIAVARIVPKKIVEADVKGFDAKPVGSGPYKFISATREDKIVFEKFDKYNGAHPAKAKKMVWRLISDQSARVSAMQSGRVQAIEDVPYIDVKGLSGTAKTESVQSFGLLFLMFNTADKRFADKRVRQALFYALDTEKIIKTAMVGNASAATGYVPATHPDYHKAATVYTHDVAKAKKLLAEAGVKNLKFTVLTTDTGWVKDIAPLIKESWAAAGIEATLGIAQSAAQYAKVDSGDFEVLVAPGDPSVFGNDADLLLRWFYYGFWPENRYGWSKTAEYKQVKQLLDKAAQAGDEATRKQLWGQVTDLVADEVPLYPILHRKLPTAWNEKGLTGFKPLPTTGLSFLDVSPA; encoded by the coding sequence GTGCCCGAGCTGAGAGCAGCCGGTGTCGAGCGCCGCACCTTCCTGCGTTACACCGGCATCGTCGGTGCCGCAGCCGCCGTCACAGCAGGCCTTTCCGCGTGCGGCGGTCCGTCCTCGACCGCCAACGGCTCGACGGGCAAGGACGGCGGCAGCGACCTCATCGAGGCCGGTCTGTCCTACCCGCTGTCGACCGGCTTCGACCCGATGATCACCTCGGGCGCGACCCCCTACGCCGCCAATATGCACATCTTCGAGGGGCTGGTGGATCTCGATCCGGCAACACTCGTGGCACGGCCCGCACTCGCCACCGAGATGCCGAAGAAGATCAACGCCACCACCTACCGCGCCACGCTGCGCAAGGGCGCGACCTTCCACGACGGATCGGCCGTCACCGCCGACGACGTCGTGTTCAGCTTCGAGCGCATCCTGGACCCGAAGAACGCCTCGCTGATGGCGCAGTTCGTGCCCTTCATCGACACCGTCAAGGCCGTCGACGCCGGCACGGTCGAGTTCAAGCTCAAGTACCCCTTCGCGCTCTTCCCGTCCCGCATCGCCGTGGCCCGGATCGTGCCGAAGAAGATCGTCGAGGCGGACGTCAAGGGTTTCGACGCCAAGCCCGTCGGCTCGGGGCCGTACAAGTTCATCTCGGCGACCCGCGAGGACAAGATCGTCTTCGAGAAGTTCGACAAGTACAACGGCGCGCACCCCGCCAAGGCCAAGAAGATGGTCTGGCGCCTGATCTCGGACCAGTCGGCCCGCGTCAGCGCCATGCAGTCCGGCCGCGTCCAGGCCATCGAGGACGTCCCGTACATCGACGTGAAGGGGCTCTCCGGCACGGCGAAGACCGAGTCGGTGCAGTCCTTCGGTCTGCTCTTCCTGATGTTCAACACCGCCGACAAGCGGTTCGCCGACAAGCGGGTCCGCCAGGCCCTGTTCTACGCGCTGGACACCGAGAAGATCATCAAGACCGCCATGGTCGGGAACGCGTCGGCCGCCACGGGCTACGTCCCCGCCACGCACCCCGACTACCACAAGGCCGCCACCGTCTACACGCACGACGTGGCCAAGGCGAAGAAGCTGCTCGCCGAAGCCGGCGTGAAGAACCTCAAGTTCACCGTCCTGACCACCGACACCGGCTGGGTCAAGGACATCGCCCCGCTGATCAAGGAGAGCTGGGCCGCGGCCGGCATCGAGGCCACCCTGGGCATCGCCCAGTCCGCGGCCCAGTACGCCAAGGTCGACAGCGGTGACTTCGAGGTCCTCGTCGCACCCGGCGACCCCTCGGTCTTCGGCAACGACGCGGACCTGCTGCTGCGCTGGTTCTACTACGGCTTCTGGCCGGAGAACCGCTACGGCTGGTCCAAGACCGCCGAGTACAAGCAGGTCAAGCAGCTCCTCGACAAGGCCGCCCAGGCCGGCGACGAGGCGACCCGCAAGCAGCTGTGGGGCCAGGTCACCGACCTCGTCGCCGACGAGGTGCCGCTCTACCCGATCCTCCACCGCAAGCTGCCCACCGCCTGGAACGAGAAGGGACTGACCGGCTTCAAGCCGCTGCCGACCACCGGCCTGTCCTTCCTGGACGTCAGCCCCGCCTGA
- a CDS encoding GDSL-type esterase/lipase family protein: MRRRSMLFAAGAAALSTQLGGRAFAATSGSGPILDHDTPVDLDGSEYVDLSNRAGVLAPLTTGTIVVTFRTTSHNEAMTLISASDPTAPSSNITLNLSGGALQFSVREKGAVLINVMTRTRYDDGLRHTVAVTVDASGTRLHAGGRVVFETAQHSFFANVSKPTALALGRNTDSDHPGGEWFCTGTIERAAVWDRVLSETELVTQSPRPDLADLGRISTVLNSNTPATWVVTGDSITHGALHTNGWRSYPEHWMERVRWELDKPKNRDFMVDSGVSGATSAELVAQFGQRVTAFSPQVVSIMIGTNDIATSGLGLDAYRANLVSLVGSVRALPGSPVPVLQSPNPVDPAKWPGRVNLSQYAQVMGEVAAQQKVVFVDHYNDWLTGNGGQVPLSLLSDGLHPNERGHHRIVLKMIKDLRIFEASSAVCSLSIP; the protein is encoded by the coding sequence GTGCGCAGACGATCCATGCTTTTCGCCGCCGGCGCGGCAGCCCTGAGCACCCAGCTCGGCGGCCGCGCCTTCGCCGCCACCTCGGGCAGCGGTCCGATCCTGGACCACGACACGCCCGTGGACCTGGACGGCAGCGAGTACGTCGACCTGTCGAACCGGGCCGGCGTACTCGCCCCGCTCACCACGGGAACCATCGTCGTCACCTTCCGCACCACCAGCCACAACGAGGCGATGACGCTGATCAGCGCCTCGGACCCCACCGCCCCCTCCTCCAACATCACGCTCAATCTGAGCGGCGGCGCCCTTCAGTTCTCCGTACGCGAGAAGGGCGCGGTGCTCATTAATGTCATGACCAGGACACGTTACGACGACGGGCTGCGCCATACCGTCGCCGTCACGGTCGACGCCTCGGGCACCAGACTGCACGCCGGCGGGCGCGTGGTCTTCGAGACGGCCCAGCACTCCTTCTTCGCGAACGTCTCCAAGCCGACCGCTCTCGCGCTGGGGCGCAACACCGACAGCGACCACCCCGGCGGCGAGTGGTTCTGCACCGGCACCATCGAGCGGGCCGCCGTCTGGGACCGGGTGCTGAGCGAGACCGAACTGGTCACACAGAGCCCCCGCCCCGATCTCGCGGACCTGGGCCGGATCTCCACGGTCCTCAACAGCAACACCCCGGCCACCTGGGTCGTCACCGGTGACAGCATCACGCACGGCGCGCTGCACACCAACGGCTGGCGCAGCTACCCGGAGCACTGGATGGAGCGGGTCCGCTGGGAGCTGGACAAGCCGAAGAACCGCGATTTCATGGTCGATTCCGGGGTGAGCGGCGCGACCAGCGCCGAACTCGTCGCACAGTTCGGCCAGCGGGTCACCGCCTTCTCGCCCCAGGTCGTCTCGATCATGATCGGGACGAACGACATCGCGACGTCCGGCCTCGGCCTCGACGCCTACCGGGCCAACCTCGTCTCGCTCGTGGGCTCGGTCCGCGCCCTGCCCGGCTCACCGGTGCCGGTCCTGCAGTCGCCCAACCCGGTCGATCCGGCGAAGTGGCCGGGCCGGGTGAACCTGTCGCAGTACGCGCAGGTCATGGGCGAGGTCGCGGCGCAGCAGAAGGTCGTCTTCGTCGACCACTACAACGACTGGCTGACCGGCAACGGCGGCCAGGTCCCCTTGTCCCTGCTCAGCGACGGGCTCCACCCCAATGAGCGGGGCCACCACCGCATCGTCCTGAAAATGATCAAGGACCTGCGGATCTTCGAGGCGAGCAGCGCGGTCTGCTCACTGAGCATCCCGTAG
- a CDS encoding ABC transporter permease, producing MVAFLRLALRRVAMMPVMILGIALLVFVVLQFSPVDPAYNALGESVTPEAREAFAEANGLNDPLPVRYFHFLGQLIHFDLGSTVPPSQPVIDRITAAFPLTLQLTILGLVIAVVLAVIGGVLGAMYRDRWPDQLFRILSMAGVAVPSFWLGVLLIQQFALNSQIFPTGGYTNIADSFGGWLRTMILPAVSLAVPVAASLARLIRTSMVTELDRDYVRTAQGNGLPVFLVVRSVLRNALVTPLTVLGVKVGYLLSGAVVIEAIFDLPGMGKLILEGVTGGDIALVQGTVLTIAIAFLVVNVIVDLLYLLVNPRIRTV from the coding sequence ATGGTTGCTTTTCTCCGGCTCGCGCTGCGCCGCGTCGCGATGATGCCGGTGATGATCCTCGGTATCGCGTTGCTCGTCTTCGTGGTGCTGCAGTTCTCGCCGGTCGACCCGGCCTACAACGCGCTCGGGGAGAGCGTCACCCCTGAGGCCCGGGAGGCCTTCGCCGAGGCCAACGGGCTCAACGACCCGCTGCCTGTGCGCTACTTCCACTTCCTCGGCCAGCTGATCCACTTCGACCTCGGGTCGACCGTGCCGCCGAGCCAGCCCGTGATCGACCGGATCACCGCCGCCTTCCCCCTCACCCTCCAGCTCACCATCCTCGGGCTCGTCATCGCCGTCGTCCTCGCCGTCATCGGCGGCGTTCTGGGCGCGATGTACCGCGACCGCTGGCCCGACCAGCTCTTCCGGATCCTGTCCATGGCCGGGGTCGCCGTGCCGTCCTTCTGGCTCGGCGTCCTGCTCATCCAGCAGTTCGCGCTGAACTCCCAGATCTTCCCGACCGGCGGATACACCAACATCGCCGACTCGTTCGGCGGGTGGCTCAGAACGATGATCCTGCCCGCCGTGTCCCTGGCGGTGCCCGTCGCCGCCTCGCTCGCCCGGCTCATCCGCACCTCGATGGTCACCGAGCTCGACCGGGACTACGTGCGTACCGCGCAGGGCAACGGCCTGCCGGTCTTCCTGGTCGTCCGCTCGGTGCTGCGCAACGCGCTCGTCACCCCGCTCACCGTGCTCGGAGTCAAGGTCGGCTACCTGCTCAGCGGCGCCGTCGTCATCGAAGCGATCTTCGACCTGCCCGGCATGGGCAAGCTCATCCTCGAAGGTGTCACCGGAGGCGACATCGCCCTGGTCCAGGGCACCGTACTGACCATCGCCATCGCCTTCCTGGTGGTCAACGTCATCGTCGACCTGCTCTACCTGCTGGTCAATCCGCGCATCAGGACGGTGTGA
- a CDS encoding FadR/GntR family transcriptional regulator, which translates to MSGTRPGRQLLRQEVVDGIKRYILEERLRPGDPLPTEPALCEALGASRSSVREAVKILNALDIVEVRHGHGTYVGRLSLSALVESLTFRGLLSPDDDFQVMSDLVDVRELFERGRADRIVSLLTPEQLDTLDGLVATMRATGAQDGNGFVAADRAFHALLVAPLGNDLIGQLSMAFWDVYAIVAPHLDGFTHSDETETIAAHQNIVDAARAGDITGFIKALGEHYAPVRRRISEARARR; encoded by the coding sequence ATGTCCGGAACGAGGCCCGGCCGGCAGCTGCTCCGGCAGGAAGTCGTCGACGGCATCAAGCGGTACATCCTCGAAGAAAGGCTTCGTCCCGGGGACCCGCTGCCCACCGAGCCCGCCCTGTGCGAGGCCCTCGGCGCCAGCCGCTCCAGCGTCCGCGAAGCCGTCAAGATCCTGAACGCCCTGGACATCGTGGAGGTCCGTCACGGGCACGGCACCTACGTCGGCCGGCTGAGCCTGTCCGCACTGGTGGAGAGCCTCACCTTCCGCGGGCTGCTCTCGCCCGACGACGACTTCCAGGTGATGTCCGACCTGGTCGACGTGCGCGAGCTCTTCGAGCGCGGACGGGCCGACCGGATCGTCTCGCTGCTCACCCCGGAGCAGCTGGACACCCTGGACGGCCTGGTGGCCACCATGCGCGCGACCGGGGCCCAGGACGGGAACGGCTTCGTCGCGGCCGACCGCGCCTTCCACGCCCTGCTCGTCGCCCCGCTCGGCAACGATCTGATCGGGCAGCTCTCGATGGCGTTCTGGGATGTGTACGCGATCGTCGCGCCGCACCTGGACGGCTTCACGCACTCCGACGAGACGGAGACGATCGCCGCCCACCAGAACATCGTGGACGCCGCCAGGGCCGGCGACATCACCGGGTTCATCAAGGCGCTCGGCGAGCACTACGCCCCCGTACGGCGCCGGATCTCCGAGGCCCGCGCCCGGCGCTGA
- a CDS encoding dihydrodipicolinate synthase family protein — MSLTAPLHGVVPPVCTPLDSRGEVDTTSLVRLVEHLIAGGVHGLFALGSTSEVAYLTDEQRATVLETVVNTTDGRVPVLAGVIDTTTARVVEHARSAAALGADALVATAPFYTRTHAKEIAGHFRRLRAEVDLPLFAYDIPVAVHSKLSSALVRELAEDGTLAGLKDSSGDEGGLRRLIVELGGREGRANGPIPGFSILTGSELTVDAALLAGADGVVPGIGNVDPAGYVRLYAAARAGDWTLAAKEQERLIELFAMVDVGPEADMGRSSSALGSFKSALQLLGIIECGDTAFPQIQLSAESVALVSGRLRDAGLPPVR, encoded by the coding sequence ATGTCTCTGACCGCACCCTTGCACGGCGTCGTCCCGCCGGTCTGCACCCCGCTCGACTCCCGCGGGGAGGTCGACACCACGTCCCTCGTACGGCTCGTCGAGCACCTCATCGCCGGGGGCGTGCACGGGCTCTTCGCGCTCGGGTCCACCAGCGAGGTGGCCTACCTCACCGACGAACAGCGCGCCACGGTCCTGGAGACCGTCGTCAACACGACCGACGGCCGCGTCCCGGTCCTCGCCGGGGTCATCGACACCACCACGGCCCGCGTCGTCGAGCACGCCAGGTCGGCCGCCGCACTGGGCGCCGACGCCCTGGTCGCGACCGCGCCGTTCTACACCCGCACCCACGCCAAGGAGATCGCCGGACACTTCCGCCGGCTGCGCGCCGAGGTGGACCTGCCGCTGTTCGCCTACGACATCCCGGTCGCCGTGCACAGCAAGCTGTCCTCCGCGCTGGTCCGCGAGCTCGCCGAGGACGGCACCCTGGCCGGGCTCAAGGACAGCAGCGGCGACGAGGGCGGGCTGCGCCGGCTCATCGTCGAGCTCGGCGGCCGCGAGGGCCGCGCCAACGGCCCGATCCCGGGCTTCAGCATCCTCACCGGCTCCGAGCTGACCGTCGACGCGGCCCTGCTCGCCGGCGCCGACGGCGTCGTCCCCGGCATCGGCAACGTGGACCCGGCCGGTTACGTACGGCTCTACGCGGCCGCGCGGGCCGGGGACTGGACGCTGGCCGCGAAGGAGCAGGAGCGGCTGATCGAGCTGTTCGCCATGGTCGACGTCGGCCCCGAGGCGGACATGGGCCGCAGCTCCTCGGCACTCGGCTCGTTCAAGTCGGCGCTCCAGCTGCTCGGCATCATCGAGTGCGGCGACACCGCGTTCCCGCAGATCCAGCTGTCCGCCGAATCCGTCGCGCTCGTCTCCGGACGGCTGCGCGACGCCGGTCTGCCGCCGGTCCGATGA
- a CDS encoding FAD-dependent monooxygenase, whose amino-acid sequence MADVAGAGLRIGVVGGSVAGCAMAIAGTRAGTEVTVYERSDGALEDRGFGIVVPPPLHAELVAAGYLDAGMPTAPVPSRVWLTRERGRRQARELARQEASVTPCHWGLLWRTLRANAEGVTYHRGRPVTEVLRRPSGGAVIRTADSEERYDIVVGADGPRSVTRAAVAPEVRPVPAGYVVWRGTLPLDALAGHPHQLELLRTAWITLGFGGGHGVFYLIPGTLDGSRLLAYAIYGPPPSPSWTAGREEYVRRVAEEHFPADWAEIVGRGAHTSLACHDVADFHVPRVAEPPFLLAGDAASITRPHTASGATKALQDALCLERALRASSSAAEALYRYADERSGEGARLVALGRRLGHAMVERTPDWAAMGAAEVADWSRATLDGAGSYLYGVPEG is encoded by the coding sequence GTGGCGGACGTGGCGGGAGCCGGATTACGCATCGGGGTGGTCGGCGGGAGCGTCGCCGGCTGCGCGATGGCGATCGCCGGGACCAGGGCCGGGACCGAGGTCACGGTGTACGAACGCAGCGACGGGGCCCTGGAGGACCGGGGGTTCGGCATCGTCGTCCCGCCGCCGCTCCACGCGGAGCTGGTCGCGGCCGGCTATCTGGACGCCGGTATGCCGACGGCCCCGGTGCCCTCGCGGGTCTGGCTGACCCGGGAGCGAGGGCGGCGTCAGGCGCGTGAACTGGCCCGGCAGGAAGCGTCGGTGACGCCGTGTCACTGGGGACTGCTGTGGCGCACACTGCGGGCGAACGCCGAGGGGGTGACGTATCACCGCGGTCGCCCCGTCACCGAGGTGCTGCGCCGACCGTCGGGCGGCGCCGTGATCCGTACGGCGGATTCCGAGGAGCGGTACGACATCGTCGTCGGGGCGGACGGGCCGCGGTCCGTCACCCGGGCGGCCGTCGCCCCGGAGGTGCGGCCGGTTCCGGCGGGGTACGTGGTGTGGCGCGGCACCCTCCCGCTCGACGCGCTCGCCGGACACCCGCACCAGCTGGAACTGTTGCGAACCGCCTGGATCACGCTGGGATTCGGGGGCGGGCACGGTGTGTTCTACCTGATCCCGGGCACCCTCGACGGGTCCCGGCTGCTGGCCTACGCCATCTACGGTCCCCCTCCCTCGCCGTCGTGGACCGCCGGGCGCGAGGAGTACGTGCGGCGCGTCGCCGAGGAGCACTTCCCGGCGGACTGGGCCGAGATCGTCGGCCGGGGTGCGCACACCTCGCTCGCCTGCCACGACGTCGCCGACTTCCATGTGCCCCGGGTCGCGGAGCCGCCGTTCCTGCTGGCGGGCGACGCGGCGAGCATCACCCGGCCGCACACCGCGAGCGGCGCGACCAAGGCGCTGCAGGACGCGCTCTGCCTGGAGCGCGCCCTGAGGGCGTCGTCGTCCGCGGCCGAGGCGCTGTACCGGTACGCCGACGAGCGGTCGGGCGAGGGGGCCCGGCTGGTCGCCCTGGGCCGCAGACTGGGACACGCCATGGTCGAACGGACCCCGGACTGGGCGGCGATGGGGGCCGCGGAGGTGGCGGACTGGAGCCGGGCCACGCTGGACGGCGCCGGGAGTTATCTGTACGGGGTGCCGGAGGGGTGA
- a CDS encoding exo-alpha-sialidase, which produces MKRTAPVALLGAALLVATTTGTAQAASPAPGTLTSQDLTNVGVGSPFYRIPALTTSVKGTVLAAYDARPTLGDLPSNIGVVLRRSTDGGTTWQAQQVVRKDAAPQGYGDPSLLVDRTTGRIFVFYAAGVNQGFFGSATGNDESDPNVLQADYSYSDDDGVTWTHRRITKQIKNPAWGGMFAASGEGIQVRNGAYKGRLIQQYAIRNNGANYAVSAYSDDHGATWKMGTPVGPGGDENKTVELNDGTIMLNNRSAPYRTIAYSTDGGVTYTPFVQDTELPDPANNGSIMRYAPDAAASDPQSSWLLFSNTEATSRKNLTVKMSCDNGKTWPIKKVVDAGAAAYSTMTRLPGGRVGLLYERGSVDHITYDSFDLKWLGGTCADITITPPATLKAGTSAEVTVRVVNRMDVTRSAGTVDLTVPSGWTAKQTAFPATRPGEGANVKVPVTIPAGASGNATLTATFRSDGKQASGSATVTVTP; this is translated from the coding sequence ATGAAGAGAACTGCCCCTGTCGCCCTGCTCGGTGCCGCCCTGCTGGTGGCCACCACGACGGGCACCGCGCAGGCCGCGTCACCCGCCCCCGGCACGCTCACCTCCCAGGACCTGACCAACGTCGGAGTGGGGTCCCCCTTCTACCGCATCCCGGCCCTGACCACCTCGGTCAAGGGCACCGTGCTGGCGGCGTACGACGCCCGGCCCACGCTCGGCGACCTGCCGTCCAACATCGGTGTAGTGCTGCGCCGCAGCACCGACGGCGGTACGACCTGGCAGGCACAGCAGGTGGTCCGCAAGGACGCCGCACCCCAGGGTTACGGTGACCCGAGCCTGCTCGTCGACCGGACGACCGGCCGGATCTTCGTGTTCTACGCGGCCGGGGTGAACCAGGGCTTCTTCGGTTCGGCCACCGGCAACGACGAGTCCGACCCGAACGTCCTTCAGGCCGACTACAGCTACTCCGACGACGACGGGGTGACCTGGACCCACCGCCGGATCACCAAGCAGATCAAGAACCCCGCCTGGGGCGGGATGTTCGCCGCGTCCGGCGAGGGCATCCAGGTGCGCAACGGGGCCTACAAGGGCCGGCTGATCCAGCAGTACGCCATCCGCAACAACGGGGCCAACTACGCGGTCAGCGCCTACAGCGACGACCACGGCGCGACCTGGAAGATGGGCACCCCGGTCGGCCCCGGCGGCGACGAGAACAAGACCGTCGAGCTGAACGACGGCACCATCATGCTCAACAACCGCTCGGCGCCGTACCGGACGATCGCGTACTCCACGGACGGCGGTGTCACCTACACCCCGTTCGTCCAGGACACCGAGCTCCCGGACCCGGCGAACAACGGCTCCATCATGCGCTACGCCCCCGACGCCGCGGCTTCGGACCCGCAGTCGTCCTGGCTGCTGTTCAGCAACACCGAGGCCACGTCGCGGAAGAACCTCACGGTCAAGATGTCCTGCGACAACGGGAAGACCTGGCCGATCAAGAAGGTGGTCGACGCGGGCGCCGCGGCCTACTCGACCATGACCCGGCTGCCGGGCGGCCGGGTCGGGCTGCTGTACGAGCGCGGCAGCGTCGACCACATCACGTATGACTCGTTCGACCTGAAGTGGCTCGGCGGCACCTGCGCCGACATCACGATCACCCCGCCGGCCACGCTCAAGGCGGGCACGAGCGCCGAGGTGACGGTCCGGGTCGTCAACCGGATGGACGTCACCCGCAGTGCGGGCACCGTCGATCTGACCGTGCCGAGCGGCTGGACGGCCAAGCAGACCGCGTTCCCCGCGACGAGGCCCGGTGAGGGCGCCAACGTCAAGGTCCCGGTCACGATCCCGGCGGGCGCCTCGGGGAACGCCACGCTGACCGCGACCTTCCGGTCCGACGGGAAGCAGGCATCGGGCAGCGCGACGGTGACCGTCACGCCGTAG
- a CDS encoding FadR/GntR family transcriptional regulator, which translates to MARPTMAQDIERWIKELILERRLAPGDALPTEAELMELFGAGRVSVREALKSLQAVNVVEIRRGYGTFVGSLSLSPFAEGLAFRAAVRHRQGEPGLAELMKVREALEAGLVGTVAAGVPDEDIEVLRALVAKMEEEAVTGGRVARSTDRAFHLALYASLDNHLLSEVLDAFWAAMDRVREDLDDGHQDPSVTCSQHREIVEAVAAADGLRAVRAMRTHFDGIRARLALEGSSTQAL; encoded by the coding sequence GTGGCGCGGCCCACCATGGCTCAGGACATCGAGCGCTGGATCAAGGAACTGATTCTGGAGCGACGGCTCGCACCGGGAGACGCACTGCCCACCGAGGCCGAGCTGATGGAGCTCTTCGGAGCCGGCCGGGTGTCGGTGCGCGAGGCCCTCAAGTCGCTCCAGGCGGTCAACGTCGTGGAGATCCGCCGGGGTTACGGCACCTTCGTGGGCTCGCTCTCCCTGTCACCGTTCGCCGAGGGCCTCGCCTTCCGCGCGGCCGTCCGCCACCGCCAGGGCGAGCCGGGGCTCGCAGAGCTGATGAAGGTGCGGGAGGCTCTGGAGGCGGGGCTCGTCGGGACCGTCGCGGCCGGCGTCCCGGACGAGGACATCGAGGTGCTGCGCGCCCTGGTCGCGAAGATGGAGGAAGAGGCCGTCACCGGCGGCCGGGTGGCACGCTCCACGGACCGGGCCTTCCATCTCGCGCTCTACGCCTCGCTGGACAACCACCTGCTCAGCGAGGTGCTCGACGCGTTCTGGGCGGCCATGGACCGGGTGCGCGAGGACCTCGACGACGGCCACCAGGACCCGTCGGTCACCTGCTCCCAGCACCGCGAGATCGTCGAGGCGGTGGCGGCGGCCGACGGCCTGCGCGCGGTGCGGGCGATGCGTACGCACTTCGACGGCATCCGCGCGAGGCTGGCCCTGGAAGGATCGAGCACGCAAGCGCTCTGA